Genomic segment of Verrucomicrobiota bacterium:
TAAGTCATCATTTTGTATACGGACACATGAGGTCCATTCGAAATTCTGGGGCACCACCCGCAGAAACTACGCAAACCCTCGACCTCGATGGTTCATTCTTTCCCACACACATTCAGCCCTTCCGTTTGCAGGGACAGGTGATACCTGATACATTGTGGGCATGTCAGGACTTGTCGATGCACATTTGGATCACCGGAGGAGCTACGAGGACTTCTATTACGTTTACCCGGTAATCTCCCGCCGTTCCAAAGGTGTGTCGATCGGGGTAAATCTTAACCCGGATAAAGTCTGTAATTTCGACTGTGTTTATTGTGAGGTAGATCGCAAAACCCCGGCCCGTACCAAAACCGTTGATCTGAATATCCTCGAGGCGGAACTCCGCTCCATGATCGGTATCTGGAAAAGTGGGGAACTCTTTCAGAAAGAGCCTTTCTCCTCCGCCCCCGGGAATCTACACCGCCTCAATGACATCGCCCTCAGCGGGGATGGGGAACCCACCAGCCACAGGGAATTTGACCGGGCAGTGGAAATCGTCGTGCGTTTACGCGCGGAGCTTTGTCCTCCCGATTGCAAAATCGTCTTGATCACTGATGCTGCAGGCCTCGACCGTGAAGCCGTCCGCCGCGGACTCACCCTCATGGATCAAAATAACGGGGAGGTCTGGGCTAAACTCGACGCGGGCACGGAGGAATATTACCGCCTCGTGAACCGTTCTTTTGTGTCTTACGACAGAATCCTCAAAAACCTGGAATCCACCGCTAAGGAACGCGCCATCTATATCCAGACACTTTTTATGAATATCAAAGGGCTCCCACCCAGTCCGGAAGAAATCAATGCTTATTGCAAACGCCTCTGCAAATTGCTCTCCCAAGGCGCGCAAATTGCGGGGGTGCAACTCTACACGATCGCACGCCCCACCCCCGAGGTATGGGCCACGGCTTTGGATAAAACCAGCTTACAAAAAATTGCGGAGACCATCCGACAAATAACCGGTTTGCCGGTTGAAGTCTTTAATGGGACAGCCTAACCTCAAGCACAGCGTAAAAAGCACTTTCTGTTTTATCGCCGTATTATTTGAATTTTAAAATCGGATCCCTTATGTCTTTTTCTTTCCAACCCAGCCAAAAGAGAAATATCCTGTGTGTGTTTCCTAAATACTCGCATTCCTTCGGTACATTCAATTACGCCTTTGTCTTGATGGGCCCGGTCAAAGCATTCATGCCCCCCCAAGGCATCCTGCTGATTGCCGCCCTGCTGCCAAAAGAGTGGGAAGTCCGTTTCGTGGATGAAAATGTCAGGCCCACAACTGATCAAGAGTTAAAGTGGGCTGATGCCGTATTCCTCTCCGGCATGCACATCCAGCGCGGCCAGATATCGGACATTAACCGCCGTGCCCATGCTCACGGTAAAATCACCGTCCTGGGCGGGCCCTCTGTTTCTTCCGCCCCGGAGTTCTACCCCGGGATCGACCTTTTACATTGCGGCGAAATCGGGGATGCGACCTTGGAACTTTTTAAGTCATTGGATACTTCAGTGGAGCGCCCGTCCGGACAAATTATTTTCCGCACACTTGAACGCCTCGACATGACGGAATTCCCCACGCCCGCTTACCATCATATCAAGATGTCGAATTACCTACTCGGCAGCATACAGTTTTCCAGTGGGTGTCCCTTTACCTGTGAATTCTGTGATATCCCCGGACTCTACGGACGCAACCCGCGCCTGAAAAAACCGGAACAAATCATTAAGGAACTCGACATTCTCGCGGATGCAGGTGTGCCTTCCGTTTATTTTGTGGATGATAACTTTATCGGAAATCCCAAGGCAGCCCTGGAACTGCTGCCGCACTTGGTGGAATGGCAGAAAAAACGCGATTACACCGTCCTCCTCTCCTGTGAAGCCACCATGAATCTCTCCCAACACACCAAGATCCTTGAGCTCATGCAACAGGCCTTTTTCACCAATGTCTTTTGCGGCATCGAAACCCCCGAGGCTGGGGCTCTCAAAGCCATGAAAAAAATGCAGAACCTGCGCACGCCCATCGAGGAAGCGATTACAACATTTAACTCCTACGGGATCGAAGTCGCCTCCGGGATTATCATGGGTATGGACACCGACACGGAGCGAACCCCCCAAGCCATTATCGATTTTATCCAGGCCACCCACATCCCGATTGCCACGGTCAATATCCTTTACGCCCTTCCCAAAACAGCCCTGTATGACCGGTTATCCGCGGCGAACCGACTCGTCGATGATACGAACCGTGATTCGAATATCGAATTCCTCATGCCCTATGAGACCTTGGTCAAAAACTGGAAACGGGTGATCCACGATATTTATAATGCCGATGCCCTTTATGCCCGGTACGCCTACCAGTCCGCACACACTTTCCCGAACCGGAAAAAGCCGGTCTATCCCTTGAGGCAGCTTAACTGGCGCAATTTGTCCCGGGCACTGGATATCAGTATCAGGATCCTGTGGCACGTCGGCATTAAAAGTCCTTACCGCTCACTCTTCTGGAAAATGGCCAAGTCACAGTTCAAGGCCGGTGCTATTGAAAATATCTTTCAGATCGCCATGGTCGCCCATCACTTGATCACCTACGGGGCGGATTGTGTGAATGGGAAAGTCCAGGCGTCGAATTATTCCTACCGAGCGGTAGAACCTGAAAATAAAAATGAACCGGCAGCACTTTCGGCTGCATAACAAACGAGGATCTTCTTTTATGAAAGCAGTGCAATTTGCAAAATTCGGTGACGCAAGCATGCTCGAGTCCGTCGAAAAAGACAGGCCATCCCTTTCATCCGGCCAAGTCCTGATCCGGGCGGCTTCTGCCGGGCTGAATCCCATTGACTGGAAAACCCGTAAAGGCATGGGCTTCGTCGCCAAACAAATCTCGGACCGTTTGCCGTGGGTGCCGGGATTTGATATCGCCGGGATAATCGAGGAAGTGGCCCCCGATGTCACGGACTTCAAACCCGGTGATCACGTCATGGGCATTTGCGGATTCCAGACGGATGGCGGGGGTTATGCGCAGCTCGTCCGGGCCACAGCCGCCCACATCGTGCATTGCCCCGCAGCTATCGACCTGAAAACTGCCGGGGCCATCCCTCTGGCCGCACTCACCGCGTGGCAAGCACTCTTTCGGACGGGCAATTTGCGCAAGGGCGAAATCGTCTTGATCCATGCCGCTGCCGGGGGTGTCGGCCATTTCGCCGTGCAATTTGCAAAATGGAAAGGGGCCAATATCATCGCGACTGCTTCAGAAAAAAACCGCGACTTCCTAAAGTCTTTCGGGGTAGATGAAGTCATCGATTACAAGAGCCAGAAATTCACTGAGGAATGCGAGAATATCGATTTTATCCTCGACGGTGTCGGCGGACAAATCGGCATCGATTCCCTCAAAGTCCTCCGCCCGGGTGGCACCCTCGTGACCCTGCCCACACTCTCAGCCCCCCAAATCATTGAGGCGGCCAAAGGCACCCACGACATTGTAAAAGGAATGACTATGGAACCCCTGGCCGGCGACCTCGCGGAAATTGCCGCGCTTGTCTCTGAAAAGAAGGTGAAAGTCGATATCGAAAAAGCTTTCACCCTCGAAGAAGCCGTCGAGGCCCATACCCTCCTCGAAAAAGGTTCCGTCCGCGGTAAACTCATCTTTAACCCCTGATACCATCTCGACAGAACCCCAAAATAATCGTAATAAACAGATCATGCACTTGCCCGAGATCCAACACACTCCGATTAACCCGGCAATGATTCATCTCCGGGGGCGGCATGAAAAGGAATTCGTCATCTTTATCCTTAACCGGGCTGGAATGATGCTTCTGCCCATAGGTGAAAAATAGCCATTATGCCTTTTGACCTCGTCTCAGAATATTCGCCCCAAGGTGACCAGCCAAAAGCCATTGAGGCTTTGACCCGCAATATCCTCGACGGGGATAAAAGCCAGGTGCTCATGGGTGTCACCGGTTCGGGAAAGACATTTACTGTCGCTAATGTCATTAAAAACCTCGACCGCCCGACCTTGGTCATCTCGCATAATAAAACCTTGGCCGCCCAGCTTTATTCCGAGTTTAAACAATTTTTCCCGAATAATGCTGTGGAGTATTTTGTCAGTTATTTTGATTATTACCAGCCGGAGGCTTACATCCCGCGCACCGATACCTACATCGAGAAAGATTCCAGTATCAATGAGGAGATCGAGCGCATGCGCCTTTCCACGACGAGTTCGTTGCTTTCCCGCCGCGATGTCATCGTGGTATCGAGTGTGTCCTGCATCTATGGTCTGGGTTCACCCGAAGACTATTATAATATGATTATCCCGGTGGAGATCGGCCAGCGGATCCCGCGTGAGACACTCCTCGGCCGCCTCGTGGATACGATGTATAACCGTAACGACATTAGTTTCACACGGGGAAATTTCCGGGTCCGTGGCGACACTGTCGAGATCGCCTTGGCTTATCAGGAAAATGCCCTGCGGGTGGAATTCTTCGGCGACGAGATCGACCGCATTACCGAATTCGACCCGCTGACAGGCCACTCCATCCTCCAACACCATAAATTTACCATTTTCCCGGCAAAAGCTTATGTGACTCCTGCGGATAAACTCCG
This window contains:
- a CDS encoding radical SAM protein translates to MSGLVDAHLDHRRSYEDFYYVYPVISRRSKGVSIGVNLNPDKVCNFDCVYCEVDRKTPARTKTVDLNILEAELRSMIGIWKSGELFQKEPFSSAPGNLHRLNDIALSGDGEPTSHREFDRAVEIVVRLRAELCPPDCKIVLITDAAGLDREAVRRGLTLMDQNNGEVWAKLDAGTEEYYRLVNRSFVSYDRILKNLESTAKERAIYIQTLFMNIKGLPPSPEEINAYCKRLCKLLSQGAQIAGVQLYTIARPTPEVWATALDKTSLQKIAETIRQITGLPVEVFNGTA
- a CDS encoding radical SAM protein; the encoded protein is MSFSFQPSQKRNILCVFPKYSHSFGTFNYAFVLMGPVKAFMPPQGILLIAALLPKEWEVRFVDENVRPTTDQELKWADAVFLSGMHIQRGQISDINRRAHAHGKITVLGGPSVSSAPEFYPGIDLLHCGEIGDATLELFKSLDTSVERPSGQIIFRTLERLDMTEFPTPAYHHIKMSNYLLGSIQFSSGCPFTCEFCDIPGLYGRNPRLKKPEQIIKELDILADAGVPSVYFVDDNFIGNPKAALELLPHLVEWQKKRDYTVLLSCEATMNLSQHTKILELMQQAFFTNVFCGIETPEAGALKAMKKMQNLRTPIEEAITTFNSYGIEVASGIIMGMDTDTERTPQAIIDFIQATHIPIATVNILYALPKTALYDRLSAANRLVDDTNRDSNIEFLMPYETLVKNWKRVIHDIYNADALYARYAYQSAHTFPNRKKPVYPLRQLNWRNLSRALDISIRILWHVGIKSPYRSLFWKMAKSQFKAGAIENIFQIAMVAHHLITYGADCVNGKVQASNYSYRAVEPENKNEPAALSAA
- a CDS encoding NADP-dependent oxidoreductase — translated: MKAVQFAKFGDASMLESVEKDRPSLSSGQVLIRAASAGLNPIDWKTRKGMGFVAKQISDRLPWVPGFDIAGIIEEVAPDVTDFKPGDHVMGICGFQTDGGGYAQLVRATAAHIVHCPAAIDLKTAGAIPLAALTAWQALFRTGNLRKGEIVLIHAAAGGVGHFAVQFAKWKGANIIATASEKNRDFLKSFGVDEVIDYKSQKFTEECENIDFILDGVGGQIGIDSLKVLRPGGTLVTLPTLSAPQIIEAAKGTHDIVKGMTMEPLAGDLAEIAALVSEKKVKVDIEKAFTLEEAVEAHTLLEKGSVRGKLIFNP